In Zingiber officinale cultivar Zhangliang chromosome 11B, Zo_v1.1, whole genome shotgun sequence, a single window of DNA contains:
- the LOC122034747 gene encoding extensin-like, whose product MLCLLLFCVALFLRPPASASWDSYSPPECPYPCLPPPTSVSICPPPPPPAASYPPPSPPVAGGATPGYYYPPHNYFPAPPPPNPVLPWFPWYYTSPPSASAASFVEQDAGVLIASLVMFALCLILF is encoded by the coding sequence ATGCTCTGCCTTTTGCTCTTCTGTGTAGCTCTGTTTCTGAGGCCGCCGGCATCAGCCTCGTGGGATAGCTATTCGCCGCCGGAGTGCCCGTACCCTTGCTTGCCGCCGCCCACCTCGGTGAGCATCTGCCCTCCGCCGCCGCCTCCGGCGGCCAGCTATCCGCCTCCATCACCGCCGGTTGCTGGCGGTGCTACTCCGGGATACTATTATCCTCCTCACAATTACTTTccggcgccgccgccgccgaaTCCTGTATTGCCGTGGTTCCCGTGGTACTACACGTCTCCTCCCTCGGCCTCGGCGGCTTCTTTTGTCGAGCAGGATGCCGGCGTTCTCATTGCCTCTTTAGTAATGTTCGCGTTGTGTTTGATTTTGTTCTAA